In Pyrus communis chromosome 1, drPyrComm1.1, whole genome shotgun sequence, the following are encoded in one genomic region:
- the LOC137729127 gene encoding probable CoA ligase CCL13, whose product MNKASLVQCSANYIPLSPISFLERAAVVHGDKISIVYGGVRFSWQQTLVRCLKVASAFVHLGISRHDVVAAFAPNIPALYELHFSIPMAGAVLCALNIRLHAPALASILQQLEAKAILVDHQYLEVVLQALDILSQSNSNSKPPLLILIPECDQSSSSSHTDLDLPSGALNYNDLQESAELGFQILKPNNECDPISVSYTSGSTGNPKGVVYSHRAVYLNSLGAIFQSDMRKMPVFLWTVEMFRCNGWCFPWAVAALGGTNICLRSVSAKAIFEAIDLHKVTHLCGAPSILNILADASENDQTRVTKSRVEIIVAGALPAPEILIKVTELGFNVSHGYGMTEALGPAIVTPCKPKLESQYNLMMEGVDVKDLNSMESVPYDGKTMGEIMLRGNTLMLGYLKNSNPNHEVFKGGWYRTGDLAVRHSDGYIQMKDRARDIIISGGESISTLEVEAVLLTHPQVLEAAVVGKHDEVLGETPCAFVKLKEGFGGGGEESCKEIVKFCEEKLPVFMVPQAFVFGDLPNSTGRVQKFVLKKKANLVGSQE is encoded by the exons ATGAATAAGGCTAGTCTTGTCCAGTGCTCCGCAAACTACATACCCTTGTCGCCTATAAGCTTCTTAGAGCGAGCTGCTGTTGTCCATGGCGATAAGATTTCGATCGTTTACGGGGGAGTGAGATTTTCATGGCAGCAGACGCTTGTAAGATGTCTCAAGGTCGCCTCAGCTTTCGTCCACTTAGGCATATCTCGCCATGATGTT GTTGCAGCTTTTGCACCAAACATCCCAGCACTCTATGAGTTACATTTCAGCATTCCAATGGCTGGAGCAGTCCTTTGTGCACTTAACATTAGGCTGCACGCACCCGCATTAGCTTCGATATTACAACAATTGGAAGCCAAAGCCATTCTTGTAGATCATCAGTACCTTGAAGTTGTCCTCCAAGCACTTGACATTTTGTCCCAATCAAACTCCAACTCCAAGCCACCTCTCCTCATTCTAATCCCAGAATGTGAccaatcatcatcatcttcccaTACTGATCTTGATCTTCCATCAGGTGCCCTAAATTACAATGACCTACAGGAATCAGCAGAACTTGGTTTTCAGATTCTCAAACCCAACAATGAGTGTGACCCGATTTCAGTGAGTTACACTTCTGGGTCAACAGGTAATCCCAAAGGAGTTGTGTACAGCCACAGAGCTGTGTACCTGAATTCACTGGGAGCAATTTTTCAGAGTGACATGAGAAAAATGCCTGTTTTTCTATGGACGGTCGAAATGTTTCGGTGTAATGGGTGGTGCTTCCCTTGGGCTGTTGCTGCTCTTGGTGGCACCAATATCTGCCTAAGAAGTGTCTCAGCCAAAGCCATTTTTGAAGCAATTGATCTTCACAAGGTAACACACTTATGTGGTGCACCCTCTATATTAAACATTCTAGCAGATGCCTCAGAAAATGATCAAACTAGGGTTACAAAATCAAGGGTGGAGATTATTGTTGCTGGTGCATTGCCAGCACCGGAGATTCTGATCAAGGTTACAGAATTAGGGTTTAATGTGAGCCATGGATATGGCATGACTGAGGCTCTTGGACCGGCAATTGTCACACCATGCAAACCCAAGTTGGAATCTCAGTACAATCTAATGATGGAAGGTGTTGATGTGAAGGATCTGAACAGTATGGAGAGTGTGCCATATGATGGAAAAACAATGGGGGAGATTATGTTAAGAGGTAACACTTTGATGTTAGGATATCTGAAAAACTCAAACCCTAATCATGAAGTTTTCAAGGGCGGATGGTATAGGACTGGTGATCTGGCAGTTCGGCATTCAGATGGGTACATTCAGATGAAAGATAGGGCAAGGGACATTATAATTTCTGGTGGGGAGTCTATAAGCACACTTGAGGTGGAGGCAGTTTTGCTAACTCATCCACAAGTTTTGGAGGCTGCTGTTGTGGGGAAACATGATGAGGTTTTGGGGGAGACACCTTGTGCTTTTGTGAAGTTGAAGGAgggttttggtggtggtggtgaagaAAGTTGTAAAGAGATTGTGAAGTTTTGTGAGGAGAAATTGCCTGTTTTTATGGTTCCACAAGCTTTCGTGTTTGGGGATTTGCCTAATTCTACTGGGAGGGTACAAAAGTTTGTTCTAAAGAAGAAGGCCAATCTTGTGGGAAGCCAAGAATAA
- the LOC137735016 gene encoding endochitinase-like, with amino-acid sequence MKLQTLIILSLSLLLGISAEQCGRQAGGAVCPNGLCCSQFGWCGTTSDYCAAGCQSQCSSTPKPTPTPTPSGGGGDVSSLISSSVFDQMLKYRNDGRCPSNGFYKYDAFIAAARSFNGFGTTGDVATRKKELVAFLAQTSHETTGGWASAPDGPYAWGYCFVNEQNQDVYCTPSNQYPCAAGKKYYGRGPIQLTHNYNYGQAGQAIGKDLINNPDLVATDPVVSFRTAIWFWMTPQGNKPSSHDVITGRWSPSSADTSAGRVPGYGVITNIINGGLECGKGQDARVASRIGFYRRYCEILQVSPGDNLDCYNQRPFA; translated from the exons atgaaattgcaaACCCTTATCATTTTGTCCCTAAGTTTGCTGCTAGGGATCTCAGCAGAGCAATGTGGGCGTCAAGCTGGTGGTGCCGTGTGCCCAAATGGGCTGTGTTGTAGCCAGTTTGGGTGGTGTGGCACCACATCTGACTACTGTGCAGCCGGTTGCCAGAGTCAGTGTAGCTCAACCCCTAAACCTACTCCAACCCCAACCccaagtggtggtggtggtgacgtCAGCAGCCTCATTAGCTCGTCTGTTTTCGACCAAATGCTTAAGTATCGAAACGATGGGAGATGCCCTAGTAATGGTTTTTACAAGTATGACGCTTTCATTGCTGCTGCCCGGTCCTTTAATGGGTTTGGCACAACTGGGGATGTTGCTACTCGCAAAAAGGAGCTGGTTGCTTTTTTGGCTCAAACCTCTCATGAGACTACTG GAGGATGGGCAAGTGCACCAGATGGTCCTTATGCATGGGGATATTGCTTTGTCAATGAGCAAAACCAGGATGTGTATTGTACACCGTCCAACCAATATCCATGTGCTGCCGGCAAGAAATATTATGGCAGAGGACCCATCCAACTCACCCA CAACTACAACTATGGTCAAGCGGGGCAAGCAATCGGAAAGGATCTGATAAACAACCCCGATCTAGTGGCCACAGACCCGGTTGTATCATTCAGGACAGCTATATGGTTTTGGATGACTCCACAGGGAAACAAGCCATCTAGCCATGATGTAATCACTGGTAGGTGGAGCCCATCTAGTGCAGACACATCAGCGGGTCGGGTTCCTGGGTATGGAGTGATCACCAACATCATCAATGGAGGGCTTGAATGCGGCAAAGGTCAGGATGCTAGGGTTGCTAGTCGGATCGGGTTCTACAGAAGGTACTGTGAGATATTGCAAGTGAGCCCAGGAGACAATTTGGATTGTTATAATCAAAGGCCTTttgcctaa
- the LOC137710316 gene encoding uncharacterized protein has translation MIAVCNHDSYFVQKKYTFGAMSLLPKQKIIAALQMLAYGASADQVDEITRMGKSTILESLMRFCRAIKSIYTAEYLRKPTNMDLERLLKKAEMRGFPGMIGSIDCMHWTWKNCPSAWQGTYGDKK, from the coding sequence atgattgctgtttgcaaccatgattcttacttcgTGCAAAAGAAATATACTTTTGGTGCTATGAGTTTACTGCCTAAGCAAAAAATTATTGCTGCCTTgcagatgcttgcatatggagcatctgcagaccaagtggatgagataacgaggatggggaaatcaaccattcttgagtccctgatgaggttttgcagaGCAAtcaaatctatctacaccgctgagtacctccgcaaacctacaaacatggacttggaacGGCTGTTAAAGAAGGCGGAGATGCGTggctttcctgggatgattggaagcattgattgtatgcactggacgtggaaaaactgtccaagtgcatggcaaggcacTTACGGGGAcaaaaaatga